The Candidatus Poribacteria bacterium genome has a segment encoding these proteins:
- a CDS encoding VOC family protein — protein MTKSTTLERIYPFFIVENLAVSIDFYNRKLGFETDILVPEDDPFFGIVSRDDVRILLKHITEDIHPVPNHTRHEWARWDAFILTSDPDALFAEYRSRGLEFHEPLADTDDGLRAFELRDYDGYVLCFGKPL, from the coding sequence ATGACAAAAAGTACAACCCTTGAAAGGATTTATCCGTTTTTTATTGTAGAAAACCTTGCGGTGTCAATCGACTTTTACAATCGGAAACTCGGCTTTGAGACAGATATTCTCGTCCCAGAAGATGATCCATTTTTTGGAATTGTGAGTCGCGATGACGTCCGGATTCTTCTCAAACATATCACTGAAGATATTCATCCAGTTCCGAACCACACCCGGCACGAATGGGCGAGGTGGGACGCTTTCATACTAACTTCCGATCCTGACGCGTTGTTTGCTGAGTATCGATCCCGTGGATTAGAGTTCCACGAACCCCTCGCGGACACCGACGACGGTCTCCGAGCGTTTGAACTCAGGGATTATGACGGGTATGTGTTGTGTTTTGGGAAACCGCTATGA